The Amycolatopsis mongoliensis genome includes a window with the following:
- a CDS encoding SdrD B-like domain-containing protein, whose product MFSEVRRPLITVAVCSATLLAGALPAVAAPAEPNVHVVSTRFDKLTYQAGDAATVTYKFANSGSVDAVKVVNGSGGNGDPWELEITDWAGVGYDQEGITIPAGQTVSVVLRGIVPGGAANVGRVTIAYGFTAQNGDTDPGDNVGVARASVPGLTGESVGSSYYDKNANHRNDPGEGVEGVEVTLIGLYDIDRRATTHTDRNGDFRFTGLPVGEYEIRVTPPTGWWLTYGGNVGSTEVRADEHPDLVYEVEPQP is encoded by the coding sequence ATGTTTTCCGAAGTCAGACGGCCGTTGATCACCGTGGCGGTGTGCTCGGCCACCCTGCTCGCCGGCGCGCTGCCCGCCGTTGCCGCGCCCGCGGAACCGAACGTTCACGTCGTGTCCACCCGGTTCGACAAGCTCACCTACCAAGCCGGCGACGCGGCCACGGTCACCTACAAGTTCGCGAACTCCGGCTCCGTCGACGCCGTCAAGGTCGTCAACGGCAGTGGCGGGAACGGCGACCCGTGGGAGCTGGAGATCACCGACTGGGCCGGCGTCGGCTACGACCAGGAGGGGATCACCATCCCCGCGGGACAGACGGTCAGCGTCGTCCTGCGCGGCATCGTGCCCGGCGGCGCCGCGAACGTCGGCCGGGTGACCATCGCCTACGGCTTCACCGCCCAGAACGGCGACACCGACCCGGGGGACAACGTCGGGGTCGCACGGGCGTCCGTGCCCGGTCTGACCGGCGAGTCGGTGGGCAGCAGCTACTACGACAAGAACGCCAACCACCGGAACGACCCCGGCGAGGGAGTCGAGGGCGTCGAGGTCACCTTGATCGGGTTGTACGACATCGACCGCCGAGCCACCACCCACACCGACCGCAACGGCGATTTCCGGTTCACCGGGCTGCCGGTCGGCGAATACGAGATCCGCGTGACCCCGCCGACCGGGTGGTGGCTGACCTACGGGGGCAACGTCGGCAGTACCGAGGTCCGCGCTGACGAGCACCCCGACCTCGTCTACGAGGTCGAGCCCCAGCCGTGA
- the add gene encoding adenosine deaminase: MTTFGRAGARSLLELPKAHLHLHLDGSLRRSTVEEIAREEGWEVPRPTGYGSFGHFMETIAAAAACLRNEADVRRAVREIVEDAKAAGVVWLELSVWPGLFRGRLGDYEAAVTTVLAAGRAAADEVGIGFGLIAAANRGIGVDDAITVAAIAAERAGDGVVGFGLDGDEAAAPASWFKRPFDIVREAGLLSVPHAGEIAGAESVRDALEVLGADRVMHGVRAVEDPVLVEELAARGTTLDVCLTSNALLGVYHPVETNPLPTLLDAGVRCSINTDDSLLFATDLAREYELARSVLGLSDEHLAAAAAASVTGSAAPVQLKTAALSSIAAWLGD; the protein is encoded by the coding sequence GTGACCACGTTTGGTCGGGCTGGTGCGCGCTCGTTGCTGGAGTTGCCCAAGGCTCATCTGCACCTGCACCTGGATGGTTCGCTGCGCCGGTCGACTGTTGAGGAGATCGCGCGGGAGGAGGGTTGGGAGGTTCCGCGGCCGACGGGGTACGGGTCGTTCGGGCATTTCATGGAGACCATCGCCGCGGCGGCGGCCTGTCTGCGGAATGAGGCAGATGTTCGGCGGGCGGTCCGGGAGATCGTCGAGGATGCCAAGGCCGCTGGTGTGGTCTGGCTTGAGCTTTCCGTGTGGCCGGGGCTGTTCCGGGGCCGGCTGGGCGACTACGAGGCCGCGGTCACCACGGTTCTGGCCGCCGGTCGCGCCGCGGCCGACGAGGTGGGGATCGGGTTCGGGCTCATCGCTGCCGCCAACCGCGGAATCGGTGTCGACGACGCGATCACTGTGGCCGCCATTGCCGCCGAACGCGCCGGCGATGGTGTTGTGGGGTTCGGCCTCGACGGCGACGAGGCGGCTGCCCCGGCGTCCTGGTTCAAGCGGCCGTTCGACATCGTCCGCGAGGCCGGTCTGCTTTCGGTTCCGCACGCCGGTGAGATCGCGGGGGCGGAATCGGTCCGCGACGCGCTCGAGGTGCTCGGTGCCGACCGGGTGATGCACGGAGTACGTGCCGTCGAAGACCCCGTTCTCGTCGAGGAACTCGCGGCGCGGGGCACGACGCTCGACGTCTGCCTGACGAGCAATGCCCTGCTCGGCGTCTACCACCCCGTCGAGACGAACCCCTTGCCGACATTGCTCGACGCCGGGGTCCGATGCTCGATCAACACCGACGACTCACTGCTGTTCGCCACCGACCTCGCCCGCGAATACGAACTCGCGCGCTCGGTGCTCGGCCTGAGCGACGAGCACCTCGCGGCGGCAGCGGCGGCCTCCGTCACCGGCTCGGCCGCACCGGTCCAGCTGAAGACCGCGGCGCTGAGCTCGATCGCGGCTTGGCTGGGCGACTGA
- a CDS encoding aminoglycoside phosphotransferase family protein → MDIGEAGARLVDRFGLRAEGWLAEVPALASRLVSRWGLELGELFASGASSVVLRCRWRDGTPAVLKLSPDRALLTEQVEMLLVFASSGRVPAVMAADTEAGAMVLEEILPGTEAEDLPPESLPRRWGELLAALHAVPPPAHWPRTLRGRCDEAFTRIGRRLTEPAIGARIAERTWQRTIRRCEALLDTQTRIVLLHGDLHLGNVLDGGASRDLVAIDPKACLGDPCFDAVDYVVAGAGHEGVQARCQRVATACGLDGDRLFAWTRVIAPMFAIAYLANDGSDPAIDELLTLTR, encoded by the coding sequence GTGGACATCGGAGAGGCCGGCGCGCGGTTGGTCGATCGGTTCGGTCTCCGGGCTGAGGGCTGGCTGGCCGAGGTCCCCGCCCTCGCCTCGCGACTGGTCTCCCGGTGGGGCCTCGAACTCGGTGAGCTGTTCGCGAGCGGGGCCTCGTCTGTCGTCCTGCGTTGTCGATGGCGTGACGGAACGCCTGCGGTGCTCAAGCTCAGTCCGGATCGAGCGCTGCTGACCGAGCAGGTGGAGATGCTCCTTGTGTTCGCGTCTTCAGGCCGGGTGCCGGCCGTGATGGCCGCGGATACGGAAGCCGGGGCGATGGTGCTGGAAGAGATCCTGCCTGGCACGGAGGCTGAGGACCTGCCACCGGAGTCGTTGCCGCGGCGGTGGGGCGAGTTGCTTGCCGCCCTGCACGCCGTGCCCCCGCCCGCGCACTGGCCGCGAACCCTACGCGGCCGATGCGACGAGGCCTTCACTCGAATCGGCCGCAGACTGACCGAACCGGCCATCGGCGCGCGGATCGCCGAGCGAACGTGGCAGCGGACGATCCGGCGCTGCGAGGCGCTGCTGGACACTCAGACCAGGATCGTGTTGCTGCACGGAGACCTACATCTCGGCAACGTCCTGGACGGCGGTGCGTCGCGGGATCTCGTCGCGATCGATCCGAAGGCGTGCTTGGGTGATCCGTGTTTCGACGCCGTCGACTACGTGGTGGCTGGGGCCGGACACGAGGGAGTCCAGGCCCGCTGCCAACGGGTGGCGACGGCATGCGGGCTCGACGGGGACAGGTTGTTCGCCTGGACCCGGGTGATCGCACCGATGTTCGCCATCGCGTACCTCGCGAATGACGGTTCAGATCCGGCGATCGACGAACTGCTCACCCTGACTCGGTGA